A stretch of DNA from Arachis hypogaea cultivar Tifrunner chromosome 19, arahy.Tifrunner.gnm2.J5K5, whole genome shotgun sequence:
ATTAAAACTGATCGAAAACGGTTGCATGCGTTCTCCAAATAGCCATAGATAGAGGATGCTATAGATTATGCTTAGAATTAGATTCCTTTGAAGCATGGAAAACTATCACGAAAAGGGAGGAATTTACCTCATATATGCCTCTCATATAGTGCAAGAAATCACAATATTAATGTTTCTTCAAAGTTATTAATTTTGCCCTTTTTACTTTCTCTCTTGATGGTAATTTCCAAGAGATTAGTAAGCCAAGGTTAAACTTTCTCTCAACAAAATTATAACTACTATTCCAAATTAAGATTAAAACAAACTTTTTCTTGtatgtatattaatatttttgcaATATGTAGTATGGCATAATTTATTTGTGTAATAAGGATTAGCTGTACTCTATTGTGTGATAATTTCTAGGAAATGGCCAAAGCTGCTTCTTTGGTTAGCATCTTTTTTTTTATGACATAAGGGGCCAAATGCCCAAGAAAAGGAGAAGCAAAAAATCTGTAACTTGGCCGAAGCTCATAACAATACATTTTGGTTTTCGTTTAACAATAGAAAACAGAACTGAAGGCAAAATTAAAATGTTGTAAAAGGCCTAGCCCAAAAATTGGGATCTTCTTATATAAGTACAGCCCAAAATTGGAATATAAAGCCCAATTGGAAAAACACATAAGATTCGAAAAAACAAACTAATGATTAAAACGCCCACCGTGGGGCTCGAACCCACGACCACAAGGTTAAGAGCCTTGCGCTCTACCAACTGAGCTAGACGGGCTTTGGTTATGAGTTGAgggtttaaatttttaataacttaaACAAAATTTGATGATTTCGTTCCCACTAAATTATGCTTAGATATCTTTGACCTCTTATGGGATCAGGGTTATATTCAATTCTCATTATTACTGAAAAATATAtctttaacaattttttatagaCAATTTTGTCTCAAATTTTTTATTAGGCTCAAAGTTCCGACATGTAAATTATTTATTGGACCAAATTGTCTATTAGAGTTTAGAAtgatattttggaaaaaaaaaaagaaaagggacaTTTTAATTTTGAGACATATATTATGATTTATCAATACTCATATGAATACAAAACACgacataatatataatatatgggcatttttgtttaaaatttttataagatacaAAAATACGtcgtatatataaaatataaaattttttattatttttaatataaaatatttaaaatattttttgttttaataattaataatatatattatttttaaatttattttaaaaatacatattaataataaagttTGACATATTAATATATGATGatatttagatatattttaaaatgtctaaatttttttatttttttattaaaataaaattaaatataaaaaatatacgtatctaataaatatcaataaatattatgtCTAAAATATATCTGATATTCAGACACTACAAATCAGACACAGTAAATTAAAAAAGTGTTCATATTTAATAGGATATATTCGTATATATATGAGAGAgctaatataattactttttttaaatGAGAGAAACAAATTTGTTTGCCGTgagaattatgaattatgaggaagaattttttttttttggtgactgaaataaattaaacaaagaaaaacaaaacaaacaaaacaaggaactgcctaaatagagggacagtcccgttcaagactactcttaaactcctcccaaggtgaaagtagctccacatgcgaaagttgtaacttcatcgccatctttgccatagtatctaccaccgtgtttgcatctctcataatcaaacgaaagtcaatccgccaattccaatgcatgatatctcttattttgagcaccagtggatcaataaacccaaaagcatcttgagtaacaagattaaatgcttccacacaatccgtctcacaaataatgtctcgttgacccacatcccaagctaagagatatcctctccaaatagcaaacaattctccttgaagaatactattactctcaatcattcccaaacaccctctttgccagctcccattacaatctctaataacacaagcaaaaccaacactatcacccgaaccaaaataactagcatcacaattaatcttaaaagtaccaatagatgggggattccaaaaaccatttagagtagagggaagggacatacgttgtaattcaaaaatattcctaagctccttttctgaagttaatgccagacaaatcactttttccggaggccaagtttcatggggattaaagatgtcattattccttgctcgccatatccaccaaagtcccgaaaagaacttgaacggatgctctctgctatgatacaagaaccagttcttcaaatccaaaggatgacaagaaatatccaacctatgctagacaagctgagcttttggacaatcccgaatacaatgtaaaaccgattcctggctagaaagacatcttggacacctatccgatgacgacatccctcttctaaagcgaaaacttgcagtaggaagagcctccttaagacacaaccaagccaaaaacttatgcttttccggaacaagctgacgccaaagccaaagccaattctcccgctcctcccaaccaaacagctgcttacacaaccacaagtaaccattgcgtgagtcatagactttggcagcagacccactccaataccaacccacttccggacctgcttgttcatctggattgtaagagagaatattatctttcagattttgagataaaggagaataaagagtatccaaatgccacttaccaaccgaccaaatatcctgtatccggagattcgaatcagaaatgtgaacataatccatctcattagataaccgtccttctctcctccagctagaaaatcaaaaattctggttcaaatctccaatacaccaagcaaacccatccttcaacacttctcaagccttgcaaagacacctccaaatgggagagtccttgttcttaggataactaaaacagtcatatagagatggTCGGTATTTGAcatccaacaattggacccatagcttgtttggctgctggaaaaaagtccaaactagcttcccaagaaaagcaatatttacacaataaggatctctaatccccaaacctccatatttttttggagtaaccagtaccttccaactaacaagattcaatcctcttccatcaacttgtcctttccaaagaaaatttctcatcatagactccaatttactaatgattcctttgggaaaaatagagacttgcatctggtacgtgggaatagcagcagcaacagaattaaccaagcagagcctaccagcccgattgagtaaacttcctttccagcttgctagcctactccgaatcttatccaggacaccattgaaagctgaacgagtcaccatagaatggctaagggtaactccaagatacttgcccaagtcctggacaaatctgatagaggataccccagtgaagacctctttccttgttgcagagacattcttgaagcaaagcgctttagacttctcgacattaatcttcatcccagatgctttaCAAAAAGTCTCTAAAATCAACATCACATTTTGTCATGAACTCATAATATACACCTTTTTATTAACGACCTGGTTATACTTCTTTGGACTTTGTTATTAATTGCTTAAAGATTGGTACTCCTTCCCGGGACGGttagtttccttttttttttgttgactaaataaaaaaaagacaaaactAAATTAATTGGCTAGATTtatatctaaatctattagatgttgagGTTCATTTTATGGTTGGCTCTAATTCGAATGAATGTCCGCGCCAGAAGCAGCTGTTTTGGCCATACAATCTGTAATACTATTTGCATTcctctaaattaaaataatagagactctccaattccaattcataactTCCTGTATATGCTTAGCCAAATTCCATTCTGGAATATCCTTACCAAGTattctttggtttaccaagaaaagagcttctaaacagtctgtttcacaaataactTTATGAAATCCACTCTCCCAAGTaagaagtaaacctctccaaattgcatacaattcagcaaaaagaacactgcacacttcgactttttgagtgcaacctttcaaccaacatccatcaggattgcgaaagatacaaccaaaaccagcatagccaAAAGGAGCAAaacaactagcatcacaattcaatttaacagaatgaaCTGGAGGTGGAACCCAATCCAAACAAAGCGAAGGAGGAGACCAGgattgatgcatagcaaaaatagtgtgaaactcccttactgaactacgaatcaaactcaccactttactagcactccaagaatcatctatattaaataagtcatgatttctatttctccaaatccaccagatggtcgaaaagaaaagaaaaatatctcCACTCCTTGCATCTTTGTAGAGCCAATCACGTAAATCCAAGTTATTTGAATACAGGCTAAAAAGGTTCCAGACCTCCTTGGCACTAGGACACTcccgaagacaatgaagaatGGATTCAGAACCATTATGACACCGATGACAGGTGCTAGATAAAGCTAAACCACGACCCAAACGAAACTATGCCGTAGGAATAGCATTACAAAGATtgagccaaatcaagaacttgtacttctcaggaatatgcagtcgtcatacccacaaccaattatcatgctcattccagtcaaactttcttttggctagccaactgtacccactcctaactgagtagagtctagaagatgccacaccccacgaccaacccgaactctctccagcattcaaatccggattataagcatccaaacgctgtttgacatcttctgaaatgatagaaaaaatatcatggagattccattgaccatctttccaaacgtctctaatagttaaatcagagtcagatatatgtacaaaagggacatcttgagcaattgggccctcaatactctaattgtcaaaccaaaaagattgatcaagtgacccaACGCACCAAGAGAAGGCATCCTTAAGAGCACCAAAAGCCTTTGAAATACTCTTCTAAACATGAGAAGTGTTGCAAGGGACAGGGCCATCTAAAACTCCCTCATTCCTCAGATACTTCGCCCTCAATAGAGCAACCCAAGACTTGTCTTGAGaatgaaaaagttgccaaactaaTTTAGcaagtaaagatatattaacacACGCAGGATCTCTAACACCCAGGCCACCAAATTTCTTTGGAGTGATCTCGGTCctccaattaacaagagaaagaccTCTACCATCAACTTGACCCTTCCAAAGGAACTGTCTCATCATAGAAGACAATTTATCGCAAACCCAATTTGGAAAAAAAGATACCTGAATATGATAGACAAGAATGGATGTTGCAACAGAATTGATCATGCAAAGTCTCCCTGCTTTATTTAGAAGCCTTCCTTTCCAGTTAGCTAATCTTCCCCTCACCTTTTCAATCACTGAATGAAAATAAGCCCTACTGGtacgggaatgattaaggttaactCCAAGATATCTTCCTAAGTCTAAGGCAAAACGTATTGaagaaacactagtaaaaatatctcttctacgagcagtcacatttttagaacaaaaagctttagaCTTTTCAAGATTCACTTTCATACCAGATGCCTTGCAAAAAATATTAAGAGAATGCATGACCATTTGGATCTGACTCTTTGTAGCTTGACAGAAAAGTaagagatcatctgcaaacatcaaatgagaaaattttgggCCACCCCTAGTGATAGAAACTGGTTTCCACACACCCTCGACCACCTTATGAGATATATAGCAACAAGTCTTTCCATACAAAGCACAAATAAGTAAGGAGACATTGGATCTCCCTGTCTAAGCCCCCTTCTATGAGCAAAAAtatccaatctattcccattccacataatagaaagagatgatgcacgaacataattcataatcaaattaacagtgatgataggaaaaccaaaagcaatgagagtactctccaaaaacctccaatccacccctatcataagctttttcaagataaattttaaaagcaagagtacctttcttggattttgtgtgcttcatgaaattcagaatttcttcggccacaataatattatcaggagTACCACGACCCGGAATAAAACCTCCTTGTAAAGGACTAGTAATATCTGAAAGAAAAGACCGAAGTCGATTAGTCAATACTTTggtgataattttataaacaacattACACAAGTTAATAGACCTGAAATCCTTCATAAAGATAGGGATATCAATTTTAGGAATAAGCACAATCAGAGTTTTCATGATGCTAGGATTTAAGTACTCTCCCAAAAAATCGTTCCGGATAATATTTCAAATCTCAGTGCCTACTATCTCcaaataatctttaaaaaaataagattgaaAGCCATCTGGACTAGGAGCCTTAAAAGGGCTCATACTAAATACTGCTGACTTGACTTTCGCAAAAGAGATAGGGTCAATTAACCTAGCACAAGCCTCGATGCTTAGAGTGGGCATCGGAACATCCCCTAAACAATCAACCTCAACCTCTTCCGTTGTACCAAAGAGATTCTTGTAAAAAGAGAGGGCTTCTTCCTGGAGAATATCTGGATCAGTAGACCAAGACCCTTCTCTAACATATAATCCATATACTCTATTATGGTTTCTACGCACCAAaatttgaagatgaaagaatttagTGTTTCTATCCCCATACTTGACCCACTGCTCTCTAGATTTCTGGTACCAAAAAAGTTCCTCTTACAATAAAAGCCTATTGTAATCTTCCCTCAGTTCAGCTTCTTTAATTCTCAGAGATAACACATCGGTAACCTCCAAACGCCGTTGAATCTGATCAATCTGATATTCCAGCTTACTTTTTTTGcacaaaaatatttccaaaatTCTTTGAGTTAAAGTCCAAAGAAGCCTGTTGAACCATGTTAAACCTTTTAGTAATGCCTCCAAACTCTTGATTTCAAGCCTTACTAATAACATGTTTATAAGAAGGATGTGTTGCCCACGCAGCTTGGAATCTAAAAGGACGAGAACCTTTCACTCTGTGGCCACCATGACAACAAACTAAAATAGGACAATGATCAAAATGAAGCCTGCTAAAAATTTCAGAATAATCCTCAGGAAACATTGTCATCCACGCCTCATTAACTAGAGTTATATCCAACTTTTTAGCCAAGTCCCTGCCAGCCTGAACTGCTCTATACCAAGTATATCTCCTACCAGTCACTTTAAGATCAAAGAGCTCACAGTCATCTAGAGTAGCAGCTAATAGACTAGCTctgtgagaagaaaaataagcacaTGTACTCTCGTCTGGTGCcacaatctcattaaaatcaccaacggCCATCCACGGTCCATTATGGCATGAATTAATAGAACACAAATGATCCCAAAGCATACTTCTTTTTTCGAATTGAGGACTCCCATACACTGCACTACAAAGCCAAACTAAGTTACTCACACTCACTTTCACTGTGATACATTGGTCAATTTGGTCAATAACCACACAAGAAGCATTAGCGATAGAAGATAAAAACCAAATGCCACCCCAGTGTCCTACTGCTTCCTCAATACCAACacaatgaaaacccaacttatcccaaaaattcctcaaattattaaacatggtataagtctcaaagagaaagaagaaagatggtttATATATTCTCATCAAATTTTTGCAAGGCATACGGGCCATCTTGTTAGACGCATCCCTCACATTCCAGGCTATGATATTGAAACTATCCAtaaaaaaacagcaaaaagggAGCTCCAATAACAAACTCGAGACTCAACATGATGTCCCTGTCTTCGACGATCCTGCCTTTAATGGACTCTCAAGTTGCAGCACAATTTTCTCCGTCGAAACTTGCGCCACATCCGCCGTCGATGCTCCATCCTTATCTACTGGTGAATTCTGCAAAGAGTTCGGGCGAGGACGCTTTCGCACAGTGCCATTTGTTGTTTCACCTTGCTGCTGATGATGAACATTGTGCCGAGTCCCCGAAGAAACCACACTAACCGGTTTTCCAATATTGATGCCCCTGCTTAATTTTACTTTGGAGCCAGTAGCTTGTGTTGTACGTTGGTGATTAGGCCTTGTTCAAGTATTGGTAGCCTTGTTAGGAGTCTTCTTTGCTTTTAGTTGGACCTGATGGGTGCTAAGAGAAGGCTTTTGACCCATTTTATACTTTCCTTTCCTAATCACTTGAGTCCAGCCTTCCAAATCCTCATGTTGTGCATGGTCTACATGAACAACATGCAAATCACTCTCCACCAAATCCGGGACAGCAACATTTACAGTCTCATCTCAAAGATTCTTGCCAAAATTAAAACTTGCCTTTTTCACATGCACtggattttttgaatttgaacttTTTGGATGCTTTGCTACATCGCCGACCACCTTGGCATTAGCTCCTCCTCCCGCATTGCTGTCAGTCTTGCACACCTTCATATCATGACCAAACTTGAGACAGGAGCCACAAATAAggtgaaaattttcatatttaacCTCATATTCAACACCTTCAACAAGAATCTTCTTAGTCACTGGCAATCCTAAATCTATTTGAACACAGGCTCGAGCATATCGTCCTCTTTCAGCTAATCCACACTAAAGTTGATCCAAAACAGTTTTCACTTGATCTAAACTCTTGATCCCAAGGCTTCACAGCCACATAATTTCCCTCGATCATCCATGGACCTCCTAAGAGAACCTTTTATCGCTCCTTAGCCACATCAAACTTCACAAGAAAGTAGTCAAACCCCACCTCCCTTAATCTGCCATACCGTTCGGAGTTTATGAGATAATGCAGTGTAGCTATAATGTTTACCTAGCACCTTAATTACTATAGCATCCTTATAAGGTTCTGTCAAACAATTCTTAGCTTCTTGGGTAAACGTGACACTCGATTCGATGGCAAGAGATCTCCTTACTTCCCAGAAACTACCGCAATGTTATTTTCAACGAGTAAAAAAGTTTTAGCAATCTTAGAACCCACAACTTTGTCCTGGAAAGAAACCTTTAAAGGCTTAGAAACCCCTCCCGATGATCCTCCTTTTTCTCTGATGTAAGTCCTCCCCGCTCTCCTCCTATCTCTTCCGCCGATATTATTGGTTGTCTCCCCGTGTTTCATCCTCAAAGTCTCTTTCCTGTTCATCTTCGATTTTTAAAATTGTACAgaatacaatatttttttaagaatagtattttttgttttaagaattgcaaatattttaaaataatttatatgcaTAAGTAATTAGTCTCTATTAGTCTATATAATACAAAATTATGATTAACAACATATGGatagaaaatttatttatttatttattatatataaatcaaatacaaataaaaaaatcttattatcTCAATAAAatcattctaattttaaattcttaaaataattttttagtgagtttaaatttttatgtacttTTACATTCTTAATATAGAAACATTTTATTCACGAATTTTATCATATGTTATTAGAtcaatataaataactaatttacaTATATAACCAATCAAATAACAAATTTGAATAAACAATTCTATAAaagttttataatattaataattaaaatttatttaattattaaaaatgttGTTATTTGTTTatagagtttattttataaataattttatataaatacttaattttatttatgggttaaaataatatttaaaaaacaattttaaaatgaattatttttactgaaataaaaatacaaaatattattgtGTAAAACgattttagagaataaaaataaaatttttgtaagaTAAAAAAAAGGAGAATATATATAGCTTTCGTAAATTTGCAAATAAACAAATATAAACATCGTGTTCTGTGCACCTGCAAGTAcactctctctctgtctctctctgtaTTTTCTCTCTCCTCTGCGATCGGTTCTTACTTCTTCCCTCACTCCGTGATCGGAACCCTAAATCTTCCGTCACGATCCCATTTCGCGCGTAGATTCCACTCTTCAGAGTACCCAACCCGCCAACAATCCCATACTCAACCACATTCCTCTCTCTCACCTCCTCTTTTCAACTCATCACTGTTCTAGAAGATTCCCACGAGAGACTAACATTCCCTTTTCGGTGTGTCCTGATCGGAACCCAAAAGGGTCTCAGAAACACGCACAAATTTCATAACTTTTCATATACCATTTTCTCTGTGGGTGTGTGTGCTGTTTTGTGCGTTTGTGGTGGCTTTTTGTATGTCTTGTTTGGGTAATTTTGAGAGAAGAGGATGAGATTTGAAGGATGAACGATGCCTGTGCTGCGTAGCGGAGCGCGCAGGGGCCGGGCagcagtgaagaagaagaagcagcaagaaCAGCAGGAGGAGCCACAGCTACAGCCACATCAGCAGCAGAGTCCAGTGGTGGAAGAGGAAGCGATTGCTACGAGAACAAGGAGGCGTCGTGCAGCAGCGGCGGCAGCAGAGGTTATTGTGCCAAAGAATAGCAATAAAAGGAAGGAGGAGGCGCAGCTGAAGGTCAATGAGAGGGTAGTTGTTgggaaggaagaagagaagaagggaatTGAGGTAGGTGAAGGAGCCGATAAAGAAGAAGTAGGAGAGAAACAGATGGATGATTTCGACAGCGGCGGCCGCAGCAATAAGGCCAATGCTGGTGAAGATGAGGGCAGCACTGCTCCCCTTCCAGAGAAGGTTTGTTACTATTTATGCTTCTTGTGTCTCTTTGGATTATATAATCCAATCAATATGCATGTTGatcaatttgttttttttttttctgcttgaTCAAAAtccatcatttcttgaattttaatTGTGGTTTATTATGCCTTGAGGTTTGAATATAGTTATGTTTCATGATATCGGATACTATGGTGCATGGCAGGGTGTTCTTCAAATTGTTATTAATGTGTAAGTAACTGTTTAGGGTGGCTAGTAGTCAGGGAAGACTGAAACTCAATCTCTTTGAAAACTTCCTATTTTAGTCATTCTAGTTTTGATGATAGTGACACCTTTGTTTTGGTTTAAAAGTTTTCAATCCATTATTTCACTTGCCTTTTCTCAACTTATTGTGATTGTGTATTACTTTTGGGGAACAGTCTTGATGAATTCTCTTTGTTCGGTCTTGATGTCTTTTAAACTGACGAATCTGCATATGATGGTGGCTTGCTTCTTGAGTTTGTTTTCGCAAATCGATAAGGCATTCATACAGTCTGCATCGCAATTGTGTTACTGTAAAATGAAATTATCTGTGCTGATGtcacaaaaaaattgaaatgatggTTGCTAACAGTTGTTTCTGCACTCAGTTAGGGTCTTCAATTCtccctttcttttgttttcttagtTCATCAGAGGACGGGAACTgtcttttgtttaattttgttttactTATCTTGATGCGtcattctattttaaatttctCCACACGGTGTTgcctaataattaaataattatccgCAAAAACATAGATGACTACTTTTGTTTAATTGATACCTGTGTACTAATCTTTTTGTCACTATGGCACAGATTCAAGTAGGTGGTTCCCCTTTGTATAAATTAGAAAGAAAACTTGGAAAGGGTGGGTTTGGTCAAGTATATGTTGGTCGACGTCTTACTGGTGGAAATTTGAATGAGAGAACTGGACCTGGAGCTGTAGAGGTATGCGCATGCTACCAACCTTGGGTGATAAGTTGTATTTTCACTTTTAGTTGTgcaagtaattttaatttttgatatgaCAGTTTAAACTTTTGTTCTCAGGTTGCATTAAAATTTGAGCATAGAAGTAGTAAAGGATGTAATTATGGACCACCATACGAGTGGCAAGTGTACAAGTGAGTGCTAGTTTTGACCTCTGTATTTTCTCTTGGCTCGGTTTGTGTACCTTGcttctttttcaatcttttcCCTCTGCTTGCGCAGTACTCTTGGTGGCAGTCATGGTGTGCCTCAAGTACATTACAAGGGCAGGCAAGGTGACTATTATGTTATGGTATGTTTTCGGGTCGTATTCTAGAGCTTTTTTTCTCAATTATTACATTCTGTTctataattttgaattttcaatggTGCTGCAATATTTCCCTCATCAgtgtttgcctttttttttttttttttacttatgaaGAGTCTGTTTGACTTGAGGAATTCATTTTTTCAGGTTATGGATATGCTGGGTCCGAGCTTGTGGGATGTTTGGAATAACAACTCCCACAGGTAAGTGCTTTGGAAAATATTTGCCTGATGCGTGTGAAACCGTGTTTCCCATTGTATTTTTGAGATTCATTTGCCATTCTAATGTGTTTTTTGGTATTCCAGCATGTCCACTGAAATGGTCGCATGTATTGCCATCGAGGCAATATCCATCTTGGAGAAGATGCACTCTCGAGGGTAATCTGTCTATCATCCTTCCTAAACATATTCCTATCAATCTATGTAAacctagtttttagtatatttattcaTTTTATGAATCGACAATTTGGTAGGCAGCTTCTGTAGAAGCTAGATCGATTGCTTTGCTATGCTTTATGTTATGCTTCGCTTGTTTTACTGTCATTCATGTTAGTAATTGAAATTGTGTTTCTTAAACTATATGACTGCTAATTGGCAGGTATGTGCATGGGGATGTGAAGCCTGAAAATTTTCTGCTTGGTCCTCCTGGGACACCTAATGAGAAGAAATTGTTTCTTGTCGATCTTGGTTTGGGTATGATGTAACTGTTGACTACTTACTCATCTATTATACAATGATAACAACCAAGCCTTTTCCCTTATGATTTTGTTAGCTAATTTACTTACTCATCTATTACTCACATTTAACAGCTACTAAATGGCGAGACAGTACAACGGGTTTGCATGTAGAATATGACCAAAGGCCAGATGTTTTCAGGTATTGATAATTGCTTTTGGATTTTGTTGGAAATGCCATATTGTCAAAGGTTTCTATGTATTTATATTAACCTATACCTTCTTGGTTTCTTATGTTATTCCAGGGGCACAGTCCGTTATGCTAGTGCAAATGCCCATTTAGGGAGAACTGGAAGCAGGAGGGATGATTTGGAATCTCTAGCTTATACACTGATTTTTCTTCTTCGAGGTCGTCTTCCTTGGCAGGGTTTCCAGGTTAGACAGTTTTTAAATAACTTAATATCATATCCTAATGCCCAGCTTTGTAATGATGGACCTTGACATCCTTTTCATAGGGAGAAAACAAAGGATTTCTTGTTTGCAAGAAGAAGATGGGAACACCTCCGGACAGCTTATGTTGCTTTTGCCCCCAGCCTTTTAAACTATTTGTTGAACATGTTGTGAACTTAAAGTTCGATGAAGAACCTAACTATGCAAAATACATTTCTTTCTTCGATGGAATTGTTGGTCCAAATCCAGATATCAGGCCAATTAATACAGAAGGAGCACAAAAGGTAAtggttttattattcttttacccTTTTGTTGCTTTATATGCATCCAAAGTTCATAATCTAATAGACTTGATATTACTATCTTTTTTCCCTTGAAGCTCATTGGTCACAAGAGAGGCCGGCAGGCAatggaagatgatgatgatgaacaaCCAAAAAAGAAGTATCGTATGGGTTTGCCAGCAACTCAGTGGATAAGCGTTTACAATGCTCGTAGACCTATGAAACAAAGGTATATAGTAGTATGCCGAAAATTTTGTCGTCTCCCTTGTATGATTCTATGCATAAAAATCAGTGGCGAGCATCTGTTTCCCCATCTGTAAGATTATGATGATGGCAAAGACACATGTCATCTAAGTTAATCAATCCGACACGCCTTTT
This window harbors:
- the LOC112775224 gene encoding casein kinase 1-like protein HD16 — its product is MPVLRSGARRGRAAVKKKKQQEQQEEPQLQPHQQQSPVVEEEAIATRTRRRRAAAAAAEVIVPKNSNKRKEEAQLKVNERVVVGKEEEKKGIEVGEGADKEEVGEKQMDDFDSGGRSNKANAGEDEGSTAPLPEKIQVGGSPLYKLERKLGKGGFGQVYVGRRLTGGNLNERTGPGAVEVALKFEHRSSKGCNYGPPYEWQVYNTLGGSHGVPQVHYKGRQGDYYVMVMDMLGPSLWDVWNNNSHSMSTEMVACIAIEAISILEKMHSRGYVHGDVKPENFLLGPPGTPNEKKLFLVDLGLATKWRDSTTGLHVEYDQRPDVFRGTVRYASANAHLGRTGSRRDDLESLAYTLIFLLRGRLPWQGFQGENKGFLVCKKKMGTPPDSLCCFCPQPFKLFVEHVVNLKFDEEPNYAKYISFFDGIVGPNPDIRPINTEGAQKLIGHKRGRQAMEDDDDEQPKKKYRMGLPATQWISVYNARRPMKQRYHYNVSDQRLSQHIEKGNEDGLYISSVASCQNLWALIMDAGTGFTSQVYELSYYFLHKEWIMEQWEKNYYISAIAGAANGSSLVVMSKGTQYLQQSYKVSDSFPFKWINKKWREGFYVTSMATSLNRWGVVMSRGAGFSDQVVELDFLYPSEGIHKRWDCGYRITSTAATWDQAAFVLSVPRKKPVDETQETLRTSAFPSTHVKEKWGKNLYIASICYGRTVS